The Xiphias gladius isolate SHS-SW01 ecotype Sanya breed wild chromosome 17, ASM1685928v1, whole genome shotgun sequence genome includes the window GGCATTTTACCATGTgatatcattatttatttattcgcACTGGCCATTTCAGTTTCAGACTTTATATCATCTGTTGTTTAGCTCAATCTTTGATAGCAaatcataatttgttttttgattacattttgtattataaatctgaatctgcagaGTACCTaataactaaagctgtcagataaatgtagtgaagtaaaaagtacaatatttcctttcCAATTGTAGTAGAGTAGAgatataaaatatcataaaatggaaatactcaagtaaagtaaaagtacctcaaaactgagCTTAAGTTCAGTCCTTGACTAAATGTAGCTTTCCACTAGATGTTAATGTTAATAgtttaaatctgattttttaaaatcatagaCCAATTTATACTTAAAGTCCAGCTATtaatatactttttaaaattgcgTTTCTGCCCAACAActattttttgaaaagtaataatacatttcaagTCAAACCAAATGACTGGTTCTTTAGGGGAAATGACTCTAAACAAAGGagaatgaatttatttttgaccTCTATCCGTCTCTATTGTTCTGGTTAGGAGGAAAATTTGAATAACGGCatggacacacgcacacacaaacacacacagacacacacacacacacacacacacacacacacacacacacacacacacacacacgcgcacacacaattACCTACAGTATGTCCCCCATTTAAGTTTCAACCTGTACCCTAGTTCCATAGTACATACTAATTCTAAGGAAGCTTTGTCATAAGTCAATAATTAAGTATACTCAGATAAAATCACCATGCACTTAATCAATGTCATTCACTAATAAGCTTCATTTCATGCATATTTATGTTCAGTTGTTATGTTATGGTTATGCCACATCATGTCCTATTTTTGATCAACTCTAGCAAAAGCAGCCAAGTACTGGCAACTGGCCCTTGGTGCTTGTTCAGGAGATACACATTTAGTGTTTTATTGGTGATATTATATTCTGTATTGATATTGACAAGTGAATGAACATTACAATTCGATATAGTTTGTAACACTTCTGTTTATCCAGGTATACTATCGGTTAggataaagcagaaaaaaactgaacatgctataaacaatttaaaaagatgaatataAGAGAAATGTGCAGTTGAGATAAATCAGGTATAATTGCAATAAGTATTCTCTGGACTCCGTTTAAAAACTCTGGCACATGTTCTGGGATCGTTAATCTCTATGTCAGACTTTACATTTTGATTGTAGGACTAATGGTCAATTTATGTCACAGGATTTTAAATCTAGTCctgttttggagaaaaaaaaattgttaggATTAGCGATAGCTGAAGTTGAGTGCTGTTACCGTTCAAATCCACTTGGTGGAGACAGAGGCATGATTCTAACAGTTGGAGTGAGAGAGTTACagctgaaaatgtgaaaataatttaaacatcaaACCATGTGACAGAGATATAAAACCTTTATTCATGTATAAATTACAAACATAATGTTTGGCAGGTGTTTGAATAAAACAATGTACTTGCATACCTTTAAAATATTGGGATAAAAATGAAGTTATGTTTTACTGCAATATTGTGCTTCAATATATCTGTATTTCACATTGAAAAttcaggatgtgtgtgtgatatgtcGTCTTCTTTTCCTGGCCCAGACATATGTGTGAGGTTAACAGGGTTGGTTGTTGATATTCACTAATAATTTGTGATGTTGGGCTTTGTAGGGAGCTGTGAATGCACCAGGTTGCAGGGTACCACGTCCATCTTGATCCACTTGACCCATGATAATGTAGTTGACACCTATCGGAAGGAAAAATTACCACAGAGATTGATCAGTTTTATACTAGTAATCTGTCGTGTATGTGAGCACGTGATTCCAAGAAGTACGTACCTCTTCGGAGCAACGGGCACTTCTTGCACTGTGACACCAGCTTAACCGACATGGTTTCTCCCACTTGCGTGATGGTTAGTCGACCTGCCTTGTAGGCCTTAATAAGGGAGATGCTAACATGAACAGTGCCACGGGGCCCAGGGGCCAGCGAGGTCACCTTCCCAGTTATCACTGGAAAAAGGATGGCTCAGTCAGTACACAACATCTGATTGGTTACTAGTTGCGTATTTGAACAGTAGGAAACTTACCAAATTCACTCGCACAGAAACTACTCTTGATAGTTCCATCTCTTTTACAGGCTCTGGCACACAGCGGATTTTGAGGgactaaaaacagaaagagcacACAAATAGTGCATTAGATGTATACTCCTTCTGTTCATGGACACACACGCATGCCCATAACTTCACTCACTGGGCCTCTTTCCATTTGGTCTTGTTACTGGCACCCTCCTGCCCTGGCTTGTGGTGTCCGGCTGACGGACTCTAACAGGTTTGACTGGTTTGTATCTCTCAGCGAGCTTAGGGGGAAGAGATGGCACATACTTGGTGGTGGGGACAGGTGGCTTTAGAGTAGCGGCTGGACGTTCAGGTGCAGCAGGTTTGACTGCAGGTTTCGGGTGAATAGACCTCGTACCAGCTCCTGACTCAGCTGTTATGATCTCAGAACCACGAGGGATGCTGGTATAGTGGGCAAGGAATCCATCAGATGTCACACTGAGGTCAGACACAAACTGGACCAGTAGCACGTTGCCACTGGTGATAATGGGTCTGAACAGGAGACAGGAAATGGACAAAGCGTAAGGTTATGAATCAACGacttaaaattacttaaatggcAAACAAATAGCTATAATAATATCCGTCACTCACTGCGGGACCTGATCACCACAGTATCTTCCAATCAGGGTTGAATCATCTTTCTCTCCACCATTAAAGAACACCACATAGTCAAACCGACAATAGGTGTCGACCTCCAAGAGAAACTTATCAAACTTCACCTGGATTACCTGGTAcccaaacagaaacagaatcatCGTGGGTGTGTGAAGactttggaaaatgaaatgtcagcATAGAGGGAGTGAGCGTGCAGCCGACCATATCAGGCTCCACAGTGATAAGCCAAGAGCAGCTGGTTCCCGCTGGGTATTTCTTGTCAGGCCAGTTGGGCGTCTTGATCTCTCCCTGGGCTTTTGTTAGCTTACCCCCACAGAACTGTTGGTCTGAAACGAGTTGTACATTTACCATGAggataatgaatgaaaataactgtaaattGTACTCTAAGGTGTATGCAAAGTATTATTTGTGTTCGctaactttaaaataaattgttttcttGAGGATTTTTTAACTTCTGAGGCTGGCATTGGTTCCCTTGTTGATCATATGTTACATCAATCACACTTATCTGGAAGTTAAAGATGGTACTTATATAATTAAGAACTCGTATGCTTAATTTTGCAATTGTATTCATAAGAGAAATACATTGGGCAAGATGTTTGATCTGGGGgaaaataaatgggaaaataaatcccatttttctctttattgcaAACACTACCATGAGTTAGGAGTGTCAATTGTTCATGAAATGGCTCAACAAAACCCTGAAATATTCTGTACCACAAAAGAGATCATTTATAAAGGGTTAATAATTCGTAACTAATGCTTCATTAATGgctaataaatattttactaaTCATTTATAGGTTAGTAAGCCATTTATAAGAACGCATTTTGGGTTGCCATGTTGTGAAACATGTGGTATATATCCTCCCTATTTGATAATAACGGAGTTAGTATGTGTTAGTAAGCCAATGATAAAGGTTTCATAAGTTGTTAATGAAGTTGGTTGTGGTCCAGATCCTCTGCAGTCTTTCTCCAGACTTTAAGTGACCATATGGTCCAGTcgataaaatacatttttcacatcttGGCAACCCATTGGCAAATAAGTGGTATATGAAGCTTTTAGTAAATTActcattaaagaaaaagttcaacatttttggcacattttgggacattttgggaagcatttccaaaaatgttgaactattcctttagccatttaaaaaagacaatagttaaaatttgtaaaaacttCATAAAGGGTGCCTTATTAGAATGACATGATGGTAACATTGTCTCAAAAGCTAGGAAAAGAAGACAGGATGGACTATTTAATTGGTCTTTACTTTGATTTAAGCTCCAATTACATATGCTATGTTTTCAACTAAGTCTTTTGTTGTTGGCATAAAGGTCTGAAGGTCAATTAACAAATAATGATGAGTAATTATGTGaattggtttctttttttcaaatttttgaagcatcatttaaaaatgtacatgcaaGCCTATGCAGGCATGTTTGTATGCCTAACAtaatatcaaaaaacaaaaagaaaataaagaaaaaacttctTCATCATCACTCTAAAGTGTGACCACGTACCGTCCACATACGGTTTGGTTCCAGCGAAATAGGCCACAAACCCTCTACCATGCGTCTCTTCATCAGACACCATCTCTAACATCATAGTATTTGTGGTAGAAATAAGGGCGCCAGGCCGGAAAGTTCCACAAAAGCGGCCCAGCTTTTGCACCAAGTTGGAATGCCCATTGTAGACGTCCAGATAGTCATAGCGGCATTGCGAGTCAGCCTCTAGGTCAAAAATGCGGAAGGATAGCGTGACTACATTTCCCTCAGGGACCTGGAAACCAGATTGTACATGAGTCAGACAGTGAAAGCCTGAGTGAGGAAGGAGTCAGTATTTACACATGCTGCAGGATAAGTGACTCACCGTGATACGCCAGGTGCATTTGCTGTTGGGTTTGTAGAGGCTTGGGAACCCCTCACTGCCAACAAACCCTGAGTCTGCAACCAGGTCACCTCCACAGTAGAACACAGGCCTGTGATGAAGGAGTTAGACAGTGGGGAGTGAGTAGTGAGAATATTATGGACAGTAGTAGAGAAAGTGCAGGTCTATGAGACAACAGAATTGCATTAACACAAGTCTACTGAAACTCTCAAAACTCCCACAGATACAAGTATTTTGAATGACTTCCTTTAGCAGACTGTCTCTGCTACTGTCTGAGGCCTTACTTTATTTGAAATGTCAATTGCTGATACTGATTGTTGTATGGAGCCCCGAAGTGTTCGATATTTAATAAATAAGTACAAAATAAATAGTCATATGAATGaattgtgtaaaatatataaGATTATATAAACAATAATTTGTGGAAGAAATCTAAGAAATTTTTAAAACTCAAGTCATTATTAGAAAAGGCTATTACCAttcttattttcaaaatagCTGAGTTTTATAGCAGGCTAACTAGCTAGGAGGCATTGTGAGCTTGTGAGAATTTTGACTTCAAAGTTGTTCCTCAGAGAAAGATACATAActctgtaaaaagaaaaaagacagacagtctTTTTCTGTGGTCACTCTGTCTAACAGGAGCTAGCTAACACTTCTAACACTGGCTGTTCACTTTTATACTGACTAATCAACCAAGCTCACAACCCCACCTAGCCAGTTAGCCAGCTAGGTAAGTAGTAGTATGTTCAGCCTTGTTAAGCTAAGGCATAAAAGCTGAAGACGTTTAGCTTTGGCATTGTTGGTCTAGCTAACAGAAGCTAACAAGGCTAAGTTTGGTAGCGGTTGTTAGGCGTGCTGTCTTTAGAGAGACGGGGTAAGTGATTAGCTGAGATCAACACCATgaacatgaaaagtgacattataaaacaaaacctgacatgaaataaaattgtcattgggaaatatgtcatttttgaaaaagggcaTTTTGAGATAAcattcagtgaaaataaaattattttttaataatttcttcaaCTATTTCACAAATGGTTGGTTCATTTATATGCATTATTTTACACAGTTTATtcatatgattatttatttcatttatatcttttttatttatttgatattgaACACTTGGGTTCCACAGCTATGAAATGACTATGAAGTGATTACACAGTAATCAAAAGCGTTTCAGCTGATACTCATTCGTTTGTATttgggttatttttttattttgggattATAATTGCGTTTAAAGAGTAAAGGTACAGGTTGGGTTTCAGGTGAAGTTATGCTTTCCAGAGttgaacagaaaacatttaacaataCATTACGAAGAGTTTGATGATGTTAGTTGGTTACTGGCTTGTGGAGGCTGATTTCTCATGGTATTATCCTAACCCATCCCAGTACTTTTAAGCGGTGGTTCC containing:
- the pcolcea gene encoding procollagen C-endopeptidase enhancer a, whose product is MMHLGCIWGLSLFLSLSLGWTKAQQANYTRPVFYCGGDLVADSGFVGSEGFPSLYKPNSKCTWRITVPEGNVVTLSFRIFDLEADSQCRYDYLDVYNGHSNLVQKLGRFCGTFRPGALISTTNTMMLEMVSDEETHGRGFVAYFAGTKPYVDDQQFCGGKLTKAQGEIKTPNWPDKKYPAGTSCSWLITVEPDMVIQVKFDKFLLEVDTYCRFDYVVFFNGGEKDDSTLIGRYCGDQVPQPIITSGNVLLVQFVSDLSVTSDGFLAHYTSIPRGSEIITAESGAGTRSIHPKPAVKPAAPERPAATLKPPVPTTKYVPSLPPKLAERYKPVKPVRVRQPDTTSQGRRVPVTRPNGKRPIPQNPLCARACKRDGTIKSSFCASEFVITGKVTSLAPGPRGTVHVSISLIKAYKAGRLTITQVGETMSVKLVSQCKKCPLLRRGVNYIIMGQVDQDGRGTLQPGAFTAPYKAQHHKLLVNINNQPC